From Desulfuromonas soudanensis, the proteins below share one genomic window:
- the istB gene encoding IS21-like element helper ATPase IstB, whose amino-acid sequence MTDLSDGLKQLKLQRLSDQIDGYLQDAAKQQWGYDEFLRQLIDAELASKQDKRTEMGTRMARFPFVKTLESFEFAYQPSIDAKRIKELSCCRWVANGENILLLGPPGVGKTHLAVGLGIEAIRRGYRTLFIGAQALIASLARAHNENRLEDKLKQYCQPKLLIIDEIGYIPIDRLGANLFFQLISRRYEKGAMIMTSNQPYSNWGEIFGDQVIASAILDRVLHHAISISIKGESYRLKEKLKAGLLSKQAARE is encoded by the coding sequence ATAACAGACCTCTCCGATGGCTTAAAACAACTGAAGCTGCAGCGTCTCTCCGATCAGATTGATGGTTATCTGCAGGATGCCGCCAAGCAGCAGTGGGGCTATGACGAGTTCCTGCGGCAACTGATCGATGCGGAATTGGCATCCAAGCAGGATAAACGCACCGAGATGGGCACGCGCATGGCGCGTTTTCCCTTCGTCAAGACACTGGAATCCTTCGAATTCGCCTATCAACCGTCCATCGACGCCAAGCGCATCAAGGAACTGTCCTGCTGCCGCTGGGTGGCCAACGGCGAGAACATCCTGCTGCTGGGGCCACCCGGGGTAGGTAAAACCCATTTGGCCGTTGGCTTGGGGATTGAGGCTATTCGCCGCGGTTACCGAACGCTCTTTATCGGAGCCCAGGCTCTGATCGCCAGTCTTGCCCGTGCACACAATGAAAACCGGCTGGAGGACAAACTCAAGCAATACTGCCAGCCCAAACTGCTGATCATCGACGAGATCGGCTACATCCCTATTGATCGGCTGGGCGCCAATCTCTTCTTCCAGCTCATATCCCGCCGCTATGAGAAGGGGGCCATGATCATGACCTCAAACCAGCCCTACTCGAATTGGGGCGAAATCTTCGGCGATCAGGTCATCGCCAGCGCCATTCTAGACCGGGTGCTTCATCATGCCATTTCGATCAGCATCAAAGGTGAGAGCTACCGGCTAAAAGAGAAACTCAAAGCCGGCCTCCTGTCCAAACAGGCGGCAAGAGAATAA
- a CDS encoding RHS repeat domain-containing protein, which yields MKKQVGSSVTLFVYADEGLVGEYEGAGMMRKLYGWKPDGLWGTDPLYMVEGGNYYFYHNDHLGTPQRLTSAADGAVVWGAGYLAFGAVVVDPSSAVENNLRFPGQYADAETGLYYNFQRYYDPVRGRYTQVDPIGFAGGDVNLYGYVKNNSNNYLDPLGLFFWYGYYGGPDLTAGLEMSWDQLPQGTVLPEPIDSQDWQYFKHDQNYGICRSSLPKDSQWKGFARADGKLLGDLMKLPLSPSNWDEPPIFDVTSNIQRFMAISVFTLKITVNSAWNAVPEVYRNFKKTLSGEPIY from the coding sequence GTGAAGAAGCAGGTGGGGAGCAGTGTCACCCTCTTCGTCTATGCCGACGAGGGGCTGGTCGGGGAGTACGAAGGCGCGGGGATGATGCGCAAGCTCTACGGCTGGAAGCCCGACGGGCTGTGGGGGACCGATCCGCTCTACATGGTGGAGGGAGGAAATTATTACTTCTACCACAACGACCATCTGGGGACGCCGCAGCGGCTGACTTCGGCGGCGGATGGGGCGGTGGTGTGGGGTGCGGGATATCTGGCGTTCGGGGCGGTGGTGGTTGATCCTTCGTCTGCCGTTGAAAACAATCTGCGGTTTCCGGGGCAGTATGCGGATGCGGAGACGGGGCTCTACTATAACTTTCAGCGGTATTATGATCCGGTAAGGGGGCGGTATACACAGGTGGATCCGATTGGGTTTGCGGGGGGGGATGTGAATTTATATGGGTATGTCAAAAACAATTCAAACAATTATTTAGATCCTTTAGGGTTGTTCTTCTGGTATGGGTACTATGGAGGGCCAGATTTAACTGCGGGGTTAGAAATGTCATGGGACCAATTGCCTCAAGGAACAGTTTTACCGGAGCCAATTGACTCTCAGGACTGGCAATATTTTAAGCATGATCAAAACTATGGAATATGTAGATCGTCACTGCCAAAGGATAGTCAGTGGAAAGGATTCGCTAGGGCAGACGGTAAGTTACTAGGTGATTTAATGAAATTGCCGCTATCTCCAAGCAATTGGGATGAACCTCCAATTTTTGACGTAACTTCAAATATTCAAAGATTTATGGCAATTAGTGTTTTTACCTTGAAAATTACAGTCAATAGTGCTTGGAATGCAGTTCCTGAAGTCTATAGAAACTTCAAAAAAACACTGTCTGGGGAGCCAATATATTAA
- a CDS encoding ArsR/SmtB family transcription factor, whose protein sequence is MLETLKALADPTRLRLLAVLSRGEFTVQELTAILAMGQSRISRHLKILVAAGLLSVKRQGTWGYYRLGEENPFFREIWPSLDSRLEALPERRRDLDGVARVLETRRSRSREFFDRHARQWDELARTLLPVADYLTPLLEAIPPCATLLEVGVGTGALLGSLRLAADSVIGVDHSPAMLDEARNRLAAEDLAGVALRLGEMAHLPLSDGEAQVAILNMVLHHAPQPSAVLAELARVLAPGGTLLIADLARHEKEWVREQMADQWLGFEAEELQGWLTTAGFDGADCRLVAGSGDAQGVLICRALRR, encoded by the coding sequence ATGCTCGAAACACTCAAAGCCCTGGCCGACCCCACCCGGCTGCGCCTCCTGGCGGTCCTGTCCCGGGGAGAATTCACCGTGCAGGAGCTGACCGCCATCCTCGCCATGGGGCAGTCGCGGATCTCCCGGCATCTGAAGATCCTCGTTGCGGCGGGGCTCCTCTCGGTGAAGCGCCAGGGGACCTGGGGCTACTACCGGCTGGGGGAGGAGAACCCCTTCTTCAGGGAGATCTGGCCGTCCCTCGACTCGCGCCTCGAAGCCCTCCCCGAACGGCGACGCGATCTGGATGGGGTGGCCCGGGTCCTCGAGACGAGGCGCAGCAGGAGCCGGGAGTTTTTCGACCGTCACGCCCGTCAGTGGGACGAACTGGCGCGGACCCTTCTCCCCGTCGCCGATTACCTGACGCCGCTCCTTGAGGCCATTCCGCCCTGTGCGACGCTGCTCGAGGTCGGAGTGGGGACCGGCGCTCTGCTCGGTTCCCTGCGGCTTGCCGCCGATTCCGTGATCGGCGTCGACCATTCGCCGGCGATGCTCGATGAGGCGCGGAATCGGCTGGCCGCCGAGGATCTGGCGGGGGTCGCGCTGCGCCTTGGAGAAATGGCCCATCTCCCCCTTTCCGACGGCGAGGCGCAGGTGGCCATCCTCAACATGGTCCTCCATCACGCCCCCCAGCCGTCGGCGGTCCTCGCCGAACTCGCCCGGGTCCTGGCGCCGGGGGGAACCCTCCTCATCGCCGACCTGGCGCGCCACGAAAAGGAATGGGTCCGGGAGCAGATGGCCGACCAGTGGCTCGGCTTCGAGGCCGAGGAGCTGCAGGGGTGGCTCACCACCGCCGGCTTTGATGGGGCCGATTGCCGACTGGTCGCTGGATCTGGGGATGCGCAGGGGGTTTTGATCTGCAGGGCTTTAAGGCGGTGA
- the ahcY gene encoding adenosylhomocysteinase — MSKVDFKVKDLALSKLGRKEIELAEVEMPGLMALREEFGASKPLSGARITGSLHMTIQTAVLIETLVILGAKVRWASCNIFSTQDQAASAVAVGLNGTPENPQGVPVFAWKGESLAEYWWCTEQALAWPDGELPNMILDDGGDATMMVLEGAKWQQSGLPELKADDPEDVVELVKCLQLSIAEKRVDWVAVRDSIQGVTEETTTGVHRLYQLAKEGKLPFPAMNVNDSVTKSKFDNVYGCRHSLIDGLMRATDVMLSGKVAVICGYGDVGKGCCQSLRGQGARVIVTEIDPICALQALMEGYEVKTLEDVVDQADLFVTTTGNYRIITADHMARMKNNAIVGNIGHFDNEIDMAGLAKFPGIRKINVKNPQEHGNQLDQWVFPDGHAILVLAEGRLLNLGCATGHPSFVMSNSFSNQVIAQIELFTKGGDYENDVYVLPKHLDEKVARLHLGKLGARLTVLTKEQADYLGVPVEGPYKAENYRY; from the coding sequence ATGAGCAAAGTCGATTTTAAAGTCAAGGACCTGGCCCTCTCCAAACTGGGGCGCAAGGAGATTGAGCTGGCCGAGGTGGAAATGCCCGGGCTGATGGCGCTGCGTGAGGAGTTCGGGGCGAGCAAGCCCCTCTCCGGGGCGCGCATCACTGGCTCTCTGCACATGACGATCCAGACCGCCGTTCTCATCGAGACCCTGGTCATCCTCGGCGCCAAGGTCCGCTGGGCGAGCTGCAACATCTTCTCCACCCAGGACCAGGCCGCATCGGCCGTCGCCGTCGGTCTTAACGGCACCCCGGAAAATCCCCAGGGTGTTCCCGTTTTCGCCTGGAAGGGGGAGAGTCTGGCCGAGTACTGGTGGTGCACCGAGCAGGCCCTGGCCTGGCCGGACGGAGAACTCCCCAACATGATCCTCGACGACGGCGGCGACGCCACCATGATGGTCCTTGAGGGGGCGAAGTGGCAGCAGAGCGGCCTGCCGGAACTCAAGGCCGACGACCCCGAGGATGTGGTCGAGCTGGTGAAGTGCCTGCAGTTGTCCATTGCCGAAAAAAGGGTCGACTGGGTGGCGGTGCGCGATTCGATCCAGGGGGTGACCGAGGAGACGACCACCGGGGTGCACAGGCTCTATCAGCTGGCCAAGGAGGGGAAGCTCCCCTTCCCGGCGATGAACGTCAACGATTCGGTGACCAAGAGCAAGTTCGACAACGTCTACGGCTGCCGCCATTCCCTCATCGACGGCCTCATGCGCGCCACCGATGTCATGCTCTCCGGCAAGGTCGCCGTCATCTGCGGTTACGGCGACGTCGGCAAGGGGTGCTGCCAGTCGTTGCGCGGACAGGGGGCGCGGGTCATCGTCACGGAAATCGATCCGATCTGTGCCCTGCAGGCGCTCATGGAAGGGTACGAAGTCAAGACCCTCGAGGACGTCGTCGACCAGGCCGACCTCTTCGTCACCACCACCGGCAACTACCGGATCATCACCGCCGATCACATGGCGAGGATGAAGAACAACGCCATCGTCGGCAACATCGGGCACTTCGACAACGAAATCGACATGGCCGGCCTCGCCAAGTTCCCCGGGATTCGCAAGATCAACGTCAAAAACCCCCAGGAGCACGGCAACCAGCTCGACCAGTGGGTCTTCCCCGACGGCCACGCCATCCTCGTTCTCGCCGAGGGGCGCCTCCTCAACCTCGGCTGCGCCACCGGCCACCCCTCCTTCGTCATGTCCAACTCCTTCAGCAACCAGGTGATCGCCCAGATCGAGCTCTTCACCAAGGGGGGCGACTACGAGAACGACGTCTACGTGCTGCCCAAGCATCTCGACGAGAAGGTCGCAAGATTGCACCTCGGCAAACTCGGCGCCCGGCTCACCGTCCTCACCAAGGAACAGGCCGACTACCTCGGCGTCCCCGTCGAGGGGCCGTACAAGGCCGAGAATTACCGCTACTAA
- a CDS encoding IPT/TIG domain-containing protein: MRPILPILLSLLFLCLHPGTGAALEITALTPAAASPGEAVAVSGGPFDEAARVILGEVEIIPDNSAPRTLRFTVPSLPPGDYALAVYQQDKLWPSPFIFHLREPTPVITALNPANLDECADEAEHRVAIDGTGIRPGALVLLDGAVVPSAADAGASLYFTVPILPGGLHEVKVVNPGGTSSLPRTLTVSDIPVIYSVQEGPNRVNTYELHISGKNFRYVSALSVNGLRVTSRSGGDLRTLQGEYLEYIDCRNLIYHRYPYSGELKRVSLQVINPGGRQSPVYHVSIP, from the coding sequence ATGCGCCCGATACTCCCCATCCTGCTGTCGCTCCTCTTTCTATGCCTACATCCCGGCACCGGTGCAGCCCTGGAAATCACCGCATTGACCCCCGCCGCCGCTTCGCCGGGCGAGGCGGTCGCCGTCAGCGGCGGCCCCTTCGACGAGGCGGCACGGGTCATTCTCGGCGAGGTGGAAATCATCCCCGACAACAGCGCCCCCCGCACCCTGCGCTTCACCGTCCCGTCCCTGCCGCCGGGAGACTACGCCCTCGCCGTCTACCAGCAGGACAAACTCTGGCCCTCCCCTTTCATCTTCCATCTCCGGGAGCCGACGCCGGTGATCACCGCCCTCAATCCGGCCAACCTCGACGAGTGCGCCGACGAGGCCGAACACCGGGTCGCAATCGACGGAACCGGCATTCGCCCCGGGGCCCTCGTCCTTCTCGATGGCGCCGTCGTCCCCTCCGCCGCCGATGCCGGCGCCTCCCTCTACTTCACCGTCCCGATCCTCCCCGGAGGTCTCCACGAGGTGAAGGTGGTCAACCCCGGAGGGACCTCCTCCCTCCCCCGGACCCTGACCGTCAGCGACATCCCCGTCATCTACTCCGTCCAAGAGGGACCCAACCGGGTCAACACCTACGAGCTGCACATCTCGGGGAAGAATTTCCGCTACGTCTCGGCCCTCTCCGTCAACGGCCTGCGCGTCACCAGCCGGTCGGGGGGGGACCTGCGCACCCTGCAGGGGGAATACCTCGAATACATCGACTGCCGCAACCTGATCTACCACCGCTACCCCTACAGCGGCGAGCTCAAGCGCGTTTCCCTGCAGGTGATCAACCCCGGCGGCCGCCAGTCCCCCGTCTATCACGTCAGCATCCCCTGA
- the lptG gene encoding LPS export ABC transporter permease LptG, translated as MILLDRYILAAFARVFFLSLAAFVGIYLLVDFFEKVDDFIAHQAQVSSYLLYFANKIPVIAVQVAPLAVLMGTFMTLGGLTRTNELTAMRTAGISLFRITAPLLSAGLLLALLTLGVSEYLVPLSVRKINYLFLTEVKGQEQQLIARDRIWLREGNRIVNIRYAVPGQGVLRGITIYSLGADFRLVQRTDADQAVYTDGRWIFDNTTQRSFDPESGTLTATEHHQESTAPLDRPPEDFGLARQDNEELGFRQLRDLAVKLEADGYDSTRYRVDMHGRLATPFASLIMAFLGIPFALRTARGASLALGIGISVGIGVTFYIFQATLLAFGYSGILPAAVAAWAPNLLFLLLGLWLMLSTRN; from the coding sequence GTGATCCTACTCGACCGCTACATCCTCGCCGCTTTTGCGCGGGTCTTCTTCCTTTCCCTTGCGGCCTTCGTCGGCATCTACCTCCTCGTCGATTTTTTCGAGAAGGTCGACGACTTCATCGCCCATCAGGCGCAGGTCTCTTCCTACCTTCTCTATTTCGCCAACAAGATCCCGGTGATCGCCGTCCAGGTCGCCCCCCTGGCGGTGCTGATGGGGACCTTCATGACCCTGGGGGGACTGACCCGCACCAACGAGCTGACGGCCATGCGCACCGCCGGGATCAGCCTCTTTCGCATCACCGCCCCCCTCCTGTCGGCGGGGCTCCTCCTGGCCCTTCTCACCCTCGGCGTCAGCGAGTACCTGGTTCCCTTGAGCGTCCGGAAGATCAACTACCTCTTTCTCACCGAGGTCAAGGGGCAGGAGCAGCAGCTCATCGCCCGCGACCGGATCTGGCTGCGGGAAGGCAATCGCATCGTCAACATCCGCTACGCCGTCCCCGGACAGGGCGTCCTGCGGGGAATCACCATCTATTCCCTCGGCGCCGACTTCCGGCTGGTGCAGCGCACGGACGCCGATCAGGCCGTCTACACCGACGGACGCTGGATCTTCGACAACACCACGCAGCGGAGCTTCGACCCCGAGTCGGGGACCCTGACGGCCACCGAACACCACCAGGAATCAACGGCCCCCCTTGACCGGCCGCCGGAGGATTTCGGCCTCGCCCGACAGGACAACGAGGAGCTGGGCTTTCGCCAGCTGCGCGACCTCGCCGTCAAGCTCGAGGCCGACGGCTACGACTCCACCCGCTACCGGGTCGACATGCACGGTCGCCTCGCCACCCCCTTCGCCTCGCTGATCATGGCCTTTCTCGGCATCCCCTTCGCCCTGCGGACGGCGCGCGGCGCAAGCCTTGCCCTCGGCATCGGCATCAGCGTCGGCATCGGCGTCACCTTCTACATCTTCCAGGCCACCCTCCTGGCCTTCGGCTATTCGGGGATCCTCCCGGCGGCGGTGGCGGCCTGGGCCCCCAACCTCCTCTTCCTCCTCCTCGGCCTGTGGCTGATGCTCTCGACCCGCAACTGA
- the lptF gene encoding LPS export ABC transporter permease LptF, with protein MSATRIHRYIIREIAVPTAMALFIFTFVILMGRMLKLVEMVLNKGIPILEIARLFAYLMPAFLVITVPLSFLLGVMLGFGRLSGDSEIIAIKTSGVSLYGMMKPVVVLAVVASLTTGALTLFAAPASNTAFRNQVFEIASKRASVGIRPRIFNADFDGLVLYTENIDDRSGVMDGIFISDERGGATPAVILARRGRVISDSESLTLTLRLENGSIHRSPREKEKDTYQVVNFAGYDINLNMGEQLTSSQSRIKKDRELTMAELGDRYRDATTDKARSAITVERHNRFILPLAPLIFALIGVPLGIQSNRSGKGGGFALALAVFLGYYILYSLAKTLAVESGFPPVPTVWTPTVLFLLGGGYLLHHAATERRLKFLDRLSELYLHLTRRSMRRK; from the coding sequence ATGTCGGCCACTCGCATCCATCGCTATATCATACGGGAAATCGCCGTCCCCACGGCCATGGCCCTCTTCATCTTCACGTTCGTGATCCTGATGGGTCGCATGCTCAAACTCGTGGAGATGGTTCTCAACAAGGGGATCCCGATCCTCGAGATCGCCCGGCTCTTCGCCTATCTGATGCCGGCCTTTCTCGTAATCACCGTCCCCCTCTCTTTTCTCCTCGGCGTGATGCTCGGCTTCGGCCGCCTCTCCGGCGACAGCGAAATCATCGCCATAAAAACCTCCGGCGTGAGCCTCTACGGGATGATGAAGCCGGTGGTCGTCCTCGCCGTCGTCGCCTCCCTGACGACCGGCGCCCTGACCCTCTTCGCCGCTCCGGCGAGCAACACCGCCTTCCGCAACCAGGTCTTCGAGATCGCCAGCAAACGGGCGAGCGTCGGGATCCGCCCCCGGATCTTCAACGCCGACTTCGACGGACTCGTTCTTTATACGGAAAACATCGACGACCGCAGCGGTGTCATGGACGGCATCTTCATCTCTGACGAACGGGGAGGAGCCACCCCGGCGGTGATCCTGGCCCGTCGCGGCCGGGTCATCTCCGACAGCGAATCCCTCACCCTGACCCTGCGCCTTGAAAACGGCTCCATCCACCGCAGCCCCAGGGAAAAGGAGAAGGACACCTACCAGGTCGTCAACTTCGCCGGTTACGACATCAACCTCAACATGGGGGAGCAGCTGACGTCGTCGCAGAGCCGCATCAAAAAAGACCGCGAGCTGACCATGGCCGAGCTCGGCGACCGCTACCGCGACGCCACCACGGACAAGGCCCGCAGCGCCATCACCGTCGAGCGCCACAACCGCTTCATCCTCCCCCTGGCCCCCCTGATCTTCGCCCTCATCGGCGTCCCGCTGGGGATACAGTCCAACCGCTCCGGCAAGGGAGGGGGGTTCGCCCTGGCCCTGGCGGTCTTTCTCGGCTACTATATCCTCTACTCCCTGGCCAAGACCCTGGCCGTGGAAAGCGGATTTCCGCCGGTGCCGACCGTCTGGACGCCGACCGTTCTCTTTCTCCTCGGCGGCGGATACCTGCTGCACCATGCGGCCACGGAGCGGCGATTGAAGTTCCTCGACCGCCTCAGCGAACTCTATCTGCACCTGACGCGCCGTTCCATGCGCCGGAAATAA
- the rpsB gene encoding 30S ribosomal protein S2, producing MAQITMKQLLEAGVHFGHQTKRWNPKMKPYIFGARNGIYIIDLQKTVRYFKSAYTFVKETVEKGDKILFVGTKKQAQDSIMEEAARAGQFYVNSRWLGGMLTNFSTIKGSIDRLKKIDAMSQDGTYDLITKKEALQLEREKIKLEQSLGGIKYMTKMPSAIFVIDPKKETIAIKEARKLGIPVVAVVDTNCDPDDIDYIIPGNDDAIRAIRLFAARIADACIEGAQARETSIRTDNEGADLEKEMIAAAKETPAAVETPVAKETPVAEA from the coding sequence ATGGCCCAGATCACCATGAAGCAGCTGCTCGAAGCCGGCGTCCACTTCGGTCACCAGACCAAGCGCTGGAACCCGAAAATGAAGCCTTACATCTTCGGCGCCCGCAACGGGATTTACATCATCGACCTGCAGAAGACCGTGCGCTACTTCAAGTCGGCGTACACCTTCGTCAAGGAGACCGTCGAGAAGGGGGATAAGATCCTCTTCGTCGGCACCAAAAAACAGGCCCAGGATTCGATCATGGAAGAGGCGGCCCGCGCCGGCCAGTTCTACGTCAACAGCCGCTGGCTCGGCGGGATGCTCACCAACTTCTCCACCATCAAGGGGAGCATCGACCGCCTGAAGAAGATCGACGCCATGTCCCAGGACGGCACTTACGACCTGATCACCAAGAAAGAGGCCCTGCAGCTGGAGCGCGAGAAGATCAAGCTCGAGCAGAGCCTCGGCGGGATCAAGTACATGACCAAGATGCCGAGCGCGATCTTCGTCATCGATCCCAAGAAAGAAACCATCGCCATCAAGGAAGCCCGCAAGCTCGGGATCCCCGTCGTTGCCGTGGTCGATACCAACTGCGACCCCGATGACATCGACTACATCATTCCCGGCAACGACGACGCCATCCGCGCCATCCGCCTCTTCGCCGCCCGCATCGCCGATGCCTGCATCGAAGGGGCCCAGGCCCGGGAGACCTCCATCCGCACCGACAACGAAGGGGCCGATCTCGAAAAAGAAATGATCGCCGCCGCCAAGGAGACCCCGGCTGCAGTGGAGACTCCGGTCGCCAAGGAAACTCCGGTCGCCGAGGCCTGA
- the tsf gene encoding translation elongation factor Ts, producing MANITASMVSELRAKTGAGMMDCKKALSEADGVMDDAVDVLRKKGLSAAAKKSGRIAAEGLIAAAGEGKCGVIVEVNSETDFVAKNEGFQKFVAGVAAAALKEAPADLEGLKAVPFPGTGRTIADEQTQQITVIGENISVRRFARFEVPAGVVASYIHAGGKIGVLVELATPSSSDRVAEVARQIAMHVAAANPQYLKREEVSAEVVEKEKEIMRAKAKESGKPDNIIEKILDGQVNKFFGEVCLLEQAYVIDPDLKVAKVVENLAKELGTEIKLTRYARFQLGEGLEKREEDFAAEVAALKK from the coding sequence GTGGCGAACATTACCGCATCGATGGTTTCTGAACTTCGCGCCAAGACCGGCGCGGGGATGATGGATTGCAAGAAGGCCCTGTCCGAGGCCGATGGCGTCATGGACGACGCCGTCGACGTCCTGCGCAAGAAGGGTCTTTCGGCCGCCGCCAAGAAGTCGGGTCGCATTGCCGCCGAGGGGCTCATTGCCGCCGCCGGCGAAGGGAAGTGCGGCGTGATCGTCGAGGTCAATTCCGAGACGGACTTCGTGGCCAAGAACGAGGGGTTCCAGAAATTTGTCGCCGGTGTCGCGGCGGCCGCTCTCAAGGAGGCCCCCGCCGATCTCGAAGGGCTCAAGGCGGTCCCCTTCCCCGGCACCGGTCGCACCATCGCCGACGAGCAGACCCAGCAGATCACCGTCATCGGCGAGAACATCAGCGTCCGGCGTTTTGCCCGCTTTGAGGTTCCGGCCGGGGTCGTTGCCTCCTACATCCACGCCGGCGGCAAGATCGGCGTCCTCGTCGAACTGGCCACTCCCTCTTCCAGCGACAGGGTGGCCGAGGTGGCTCGCCAGATCGCCATGCATGTCGCCGCCGCCAATCCCCAATACCTCAAGCGCGAGGAGGTTTCCGCCGAGGTCGTGGAAAAAGAAAAAGAAATCATGCGCGCCAAAGCCAAGGAGAGCGGCAAGCCCGACAACATCATCGAGAAGATTCTCGATGGGCAGGTCAACAAGTTCTTCGGCGAAGTCTGTCTCCTCGAGCAGGCCTATGTCATCGATCCCGACCTCAAGGTCGCCAAGGTGGTGGAAAATCTCGCCAAGGAACTCGGAACCGAGATCAAGCTGACCCGCTATGCCCGTTTTCAGCTCGGCGAAGGGCTGGAGAAGCGTGAAGAGGACTTCGCCGCCGAGGTTGCTGCTCTTAAAAAATAG
- the pyrH gene encoding UMP kinase — MAEAKPKYERILLKLSGEALAGNLGYGIDPEVIGDIAGEIRDVIDLGVQVALVIGGGNIFRGVAAASRGMDRASADYMGMLATVMNSLAMQDALEKVGVVTRVQSAIEMQAVAEPYIRRRAVRHLEKGRVVIFGAGTGNPYFTTDTAASLRAMEINAEVILKATKVDGIYSADPNKDKDAVKYQSLSYLDVLKKGLQVMDATATSLCMDNDLPIVVFDLTRRGNIKRVVMGEPIGTIVKGE, encoded by the coding sequence ATGGCTGAAGCAAAACCGAAATACGAGCGGATTCTCCTCAAACTGAGCGGGGAGGCCCTCGCCGGCAATCTGGGCTACGGTATCGATCCCGAGGTCATCGGCGACATCGCCGGCGAAATCCGGGATGTGATCGACCTCGGCGTCCAGGTGGCTCTGGTGATCGGCGGCGGCAATATCTTCCGCGGGGTGGCTGCTGCTTCCCGGGGGATGGATCGCGCCAGCGCCGACTATATGGGGATGCTGGCCACGGTCATGAACAGCCTGGCAATGCAGGATGCTCTGGAAAAGGTCGGTGTCGTGACCCGGGTGCAGTCGGCCATCGAGATGCAGGCGGTCGCCGAGCCCTACATCCGCCGTCGCGCCGTGCGCCACCTCGAAAAGGGGAGGGTGGTCATCTTCGGCGCCGGGACCGGCAACCCCTACTTCACCACCGATACCGCCGCCAGTTTGCGGGCCATGGAAATCAACGCTGAGGTCATTCTCAAGGCCACCAAGGTCGACGGCATCTACAGCGCCGATCCGAACAAGGACAAGGACGCGGTCAAATACCAGAGCCTGAGTTATCTGGATGTCCTCAAAAAGGGTCTCCAGGTCATGGACGCCACCGCCACTTCCCTGTGCATGGACAATGATCTCCCCATCGTCGTCTTCGACCTGACCCGTCGGGGGAACATCAAGAGGGTGGTCATGGGCGAACCGATCGGCACTATTGTCAAAGGAGAGTGA
- the frr gene encoding ribosome recycling factor — protein MYKDVIAKTRVGMEKSIEALRKEFSRVRTGRASINLLDDVRVDYYGTPTPLSQIATLIVPEPRLITIQPWEKKLIPDIERAILKADLGLNPASDGVLVRIAIPPLTEDRRKEMVKLIKRMTEDAKVAIRNVRREANDSLKKLEKDKEISEDELKRGEKEIQDLTDGFVKKTDEVMAVKEKEVMEI, from the coding sequence ATGTATAAGGATGTCATTGCCAAGACGCGGGTCGGAATGGAAAAATCCATCGAGGCCCTCCGGAAGGAATTTTCCCGGGTCCGCACCGGCCGGGCCTCGATCAATCTTCTCGACGACGTGCGGGTCGACTATTACGGCACCCCGACGCCCCTGAGCCAGATCGCGACCCTGATCGTCCCCGAACCGCGGCTGATTACCATTCAGCCCTGGGAAAAGAAGCTGATCCCCGATATCGAGCGGGCCATCCTCAAGGCGGATCTCGGCCTCAACCCCGCCTCGGACGGCGTGCTCGTCCGCATCGCCATCCCGCCTTTGACCGAGGATCGCCGCAAGGAAATGGTCAAGCTGATCAAGCGGATGACCGAGGACGCCAAGGTGGCGATCCGCAACGTCCGCCGCGAGGCCAACGACAGTCTTAAAAAGCTGGAAAAGGACAAAGAAATATCCGAAGACGAGCTCAAGCGCGGTGAGAAGGAGATTCAAGATCTCACCGACGGCTTCGTCAAAAAGACCGACGAAGTCATGGCCGTCAAGGAAAAGGAAGTGATGGAGATCTGA
- a CDS encoding 4Fe-4S binding protein → MALKITEDCIACGTCVDTCPVGAIVEAGDKYTINDDCTECQACLDSCPVNAICA, encoded by the coding sequence ATGGCTCTCAAAATTACCGAAGATTGCATCGCCTGCGGCACCTGCGTGGACACCTGTCCCGTCGGCGCCATTGTCGAGGCTGGTGACAAGTACACCATCAACGACGACTGTACCGAGTGCCAGGCTTGCCTGGACAGCTGCCCGGTCAACGCCATCTGCGCCTGA